In Chryseobacterium gotjawalense, the following are encoded in one genomic region:
- a CDS encoding dicarboxylate/amino acid:cation symporter produces the protein MKGQNKLFVFIIIALVVGVIMGGVVHTRYPESSEGFSKNIKLLGTVFIRLVQMIIAPLVFTTLVVGIAKMSDVKMIGRVGTKAMLWFITASLVSLMIGLIFVNWLEPGRVMQLPKPAADAAGEMVAHSQGLSMEQFVTHIIPKSLFEAFATNEVLQIVVFSIMFGVALANMGEEYTKPIVRGLDICAHAILKMVGYIMWFAPLGVLGAIAAVVATNGFDIFKVYAIYLRDFFFALAILWLVLCIVGYMILGNRLFELLRRIKEPLLIAFSTTSSEAVFPKLVEELERFGCNNRIVSFILPLGYSFNLDGSMMYMTFAAIFIAQIYGIDMTLGQQVIMLLVLMLTSKGIAGVPRASLVIIVATCTMFGIPPEGIALILPIDHFCDMGRSMTNVLGNALATSAVSKWEGQLENHGGDL, from the coding sequence AGGTGTAATCATGGGTGGCGTCGTGCATACGCGATATCCTGAGAGTTCCGAAGGATTTTCAAAAAACATAAAACTTCTTGGAACCGTCTTTATCCGTTTGGTGCAGATGATTATTGCGCCCCTGGTATTTACCACCTTGGTCGTAGGAATTGCCAAGATGAGCGATGTCAAGATGATCGGGCGGGTAGGAACCAAAGCCATGCTTTGGTTTATTACTGCTTCATTAGTCTCTTTAATGATTGGGTTGATTTTCGTGAACTGGTTAGAGCCAGGCCGTGTAATGCAGCTTCCTAAACCTGCTGCAGATGCCGCCGGCGAAATGGTTGCACACAGTCAGGGTCTTTCTATGGAGCAGTTTGTGACTCATATTATTCCGAAAAGTTTATTCGAAGCTTTTGCGACCAATGAGGTTTTGCAAATCGTAGTATTCTCTATTATGTTCGGCGTTGCATTAGCCAATATGGGCGAAGAATATACAAAACCTATTGTTAGAGGTTTGGATATTTGTGCCCACGCTATTTTAAAGATGGTGGGATACATCATGTGGTTTGCGCCGCTTGGAGTATTAGGTGCAATTGCTGCGGTTGTTGCTACCAACGGATTTGATATATTCAAGGTATATGCGATTTATCTCCGGGATTTCTTCTTTGCTTTGGCAATCTTGTGGTTGGTGCTTTGTATCGTAGGGTATATGATTTTGGGAAATCGGTTATTCGAATTATTAAGGAGAATCAAAGAACCGTTATTGATCGCATTTTCTACAACAAGTTCAGAAGCGGTTTTCCCAAAATTGGTTGAAGAACTCGAAAGATTCGGATGTAATAATAGAATTGTATCGTTCATTTTACCTTTAGGTTATTCCTTTAATCTGGATGGGAGTATGATGTATATGACATTCGCAGCAATTTTTATCGCTCAGATTTACGGGATTGATATGACTTTAGGACAACAGGTCATTATGCTTTTGGTTTTAATGTTAACCTCCAAGGGAATCGCGGGAGTTCCAAGGGCGAGTCTGGTAATCATTGTAGCAACCTGTACCATGTTTGGAATTCCACCGGAAGGAATTGCTTTGATTTTACCTATTGACCATTTCTGCGATATGGGAAGAAGTATGACCAATGTTTTAGGAAATGCTTTAGCAACTTCTGCAGTTTCGAAATGGGAAGGACAACTGGAAAATCACGGTGGAGATTTGTAA